Proteins encoded within one genomic window of Psilocybe cubensis strain MGC-MH-2018 chromosome 2, whole genome shotgun sequence:
- a CDS encoding Flap endonuclease GEN-like protein 1 (Flap endonuclease GEN homolog 1), with the protein MNEVKGSFDQALTRKRVQNQSQQRLAREVTLRDFNSHNVSSEIYKLDIIKLGAAALTGQLLSAHSSARIGKNTHCSMGVPGLWDVLNKVGKSTSIVRLSVHEGFDKNQSRRRAYRIGVDASIWFHHATFSKQGENPEARGLFFRLIYLAKLPIIPLFVFDGRERPKIKASSHGNACSKMGKSGNHPREKQFKHLLDAFGMEWCEARGEAEAELAYLNDRGHIDAVMTDDCDAFLFGARTIIKNISSRLSGNKNNLAKNSKDKVDKFHTMIYQADDIENDPSTSLSRGDLILFALLAGGDYHKGVERMGKKIALGLARCGFGKELLEAYQNLRDYRTEFEEFMRQWRMRVNIELKHNTQGHLPHRTSLFLSDDFPNPDVLEFYANPLNSGSAGGQGSGSMAIRDQSNLDLPKIAHVCEQYFEWGYRAKIIERFRNLIWPCAVMHVLRRAALEVDRRNENISNITRCGSQGDIGTPASLVERYLCSSPVREGHYDDLFVNKGSSSKLLVTPAVDNPLVNRIIKSRQHVSTDGLLEYQVEISPKQLIQLSNSGIKGIRHAPVTAAETGYPNKGSETDPLILWVPAVILSVVHPTMVKQFNEENAKKSSKLKGKNKGRANEQERTDQTAESASEGENMLSVLQSSKLQKRSRPEPRAVGQNSYTEVLKPTYATEGIDPWFTSNSTSQGCPTLSRNSTSGFLFTIPNPDENELELERADYDNEIDCLASYDSEVSHSTSKFEQIIDGILTKKRKLAKDPKRPRKPEAHTNMTDERPSKKRQVSSLVLDALDGVEFR; encoded by the exons ATGAACGAAGTGAAAGGGAGCTTTGACCAGGCGTTGACTCGGAAGCGTGTTCAAAACCAGTCACAGCAACGATTGGCACGTGAAGTTACGCTTCGCGACTTTAACAGTCACAACG TGTCGAGTGAGATATACAAGCTTGA TATCATCAAACTAGGAGCGGCGGCATTGACCGGCCAGTTATTATCAGCGCATTCTTCTGCGCGAATTGGGAAAAATACACA CTGCTCGATGGGTGTACCAGGATTGTGGGAT GTATTAAATAAAGTGGGAAAATCGACTTCTATTGTACGGTTGTCAGTTCATGAGGGTTTTGATAAGAATCAATCACGAAG GAGGGCGTATCGCATTGGAGTAGACGCAAGCATATGGTTTCACCATGCGACCTTCAGCAAACAAGGTGAAAATCCCGAGGCTCGAGGACTTTTCTTTCGTTTGATTTATCTTG CCAAACTCCCCATTATACCGTTGTTCGTGTTCGATGGCAGGGAAAGGCCAAAAATTAAGGCAAGCTCTCACGGAAATGCCT GCAGTAAGATGGGAAAATCAGGGAATCACCCTCGGGAAAAACAGTTCAAGCATTTGTTAGATGCCTTTGGTATGGAATGGTGTGAG GCTCGAGgtgaagcagaagcagaactTGCCTATCTTAATGACAGGGGTCATATCGACGCTGTAATGACGGACGATTGTGATGCATTTCTATTTGGCGCTCGCACTATAATCAAAAA TATAAGCTCAAGGTTATCCGGAAATAAGAATAACTTGGCGAAGAACTCGAAGGACAAAGTGGATAAATTCCACACTATGATCTATCAGGCGGATGATATCGAAAACGATCCTTCTACTTCTCTTTCAAGGGGCGATTTAATCCTCTTCGCCCTTCTTGCAGGGGGGGATTACCACAAA GGGGTGGAAAGGATGGGGAAGAAGATAGCGTTGGGACTGGCTCGTTGTGGATTTGGCAAGGAGTTGTTAGAAGCATATCAAAATCTTCGAGATTATAGAACCGAATTTGAAGAGTTCATGCGCCAATGGAGAATGCGGGTTAACATCGAATTAAAGCACAACACGCAAGGTCATCTCCCCCATCGCACGTCACTTTTTTTGTCCGACGATTTTCCAAACCCCGATGTTCTGGAATTTTACGCAAACCCGCTTAACAGCGGCAGTGCAGGTGGACAAGGTTCAGGCAGCATGGCGATACGCGACCAAAGTAATCTCGACCTCCCTAAAATCGCTCATGTGTGCGAACAATATTTTGAATGGGGTTATCGCGCTAAAATTATCGAACGCTTCAGAAATCTGATCTGGCCCTGCGCTGTTATGCATGTTCTACGGCGCGCTGCTCTTGAAGTCGACCGTCGGAATGAAAATATATCGAACATTACACGATGTGGTTCTCAAGGCGATATTGGAACGCCTGCATCATTGGTTGAGAGATATCTCTGTTCTTCGCCTGTCCGGGAAGGCCACTACGATGACCTCTTTGTTAACAAAGGGTCAAGCTCAAAACTTTTGGTTACTCCTGCAGTAGACAACCCTTTGGTCAACAGGATAATAAAAAGCCGCCAACATGTTTCAACGGATGGTCTACTAGAGTATCAAGTGGAAATATCTCCTAAACAACTAATACAATTATCAAATTCCGGGATTAAAGGTATTCGACACGCCCCTGTTACTGCAGCAGAAACCGGCTACCCCAACAAAGGGTCTGAAACAGATCCTTTGATTTTGTGGGTTCCTGCAGTTATCCTTTCCGTTGTCCATCCCACTATGGTCAAACAATTCAACGAAGAAAATGCCAAAAAGTCAAGTAAACTTAAAGGAAAAAATAAGGGCCGAGCAAACGAACAAGAGCGTACGGACCAAACAGCGGAATCGGCATCTGAAGGAGAGAATATGCTCTCGGTTCTGCAATcttccaagcttcagaaacGAAGTCGGCCCGAACCACGGGCAGTAGGACAGAACAGTTATACCGAAGTGCTTAAACCCACATATGCAACCGAGGGCATTGACCCTTGGTTCACATCCAACTCTACTTCTCAAGGTTGTCCCACGCTTTCAAGGAATAGCACTTCTGGTTTCCTTTTCACAATCCCTAATCCTGACGAAAACGAACTTGAACTAGAAAGGGCGGATTATGACAACGAAATAGACTGTCTTGCAAGCTACGATAGCGAGGTCAGCCATTCTACGAGCAAATTTGAACAAATCATTGATGGTATCTTGACGAAGAAACGAAAGCTGGCCAAGGATCCAAAGAGACCTAGGAAGCCTGAAGCTCATACCAACATGACAGATGAGCGACCCTCCAAAAAACGCCAGGTATCTTCCTTAGTCCTCGACGCTTTAGACGGAGTTGAGTTTAGGTGA
- a CDS encoding tRNA N6-adenosine threonylcarbamoyltransferase: MTHWLRAPLLCRKPRVSHFVYARHFNVLAIESSADDTCAAIVDSAKKIHANVVIKQHNIHEEYGGIYPMSAIGCHQQNMPYAIRQALAQSGMNIVHDIDGIAFTRGPGMPGCLSVGMNAAKSLASALDKPLVGVHHMQGHALISILTADREEPKYPFISLLISGGHTLLLLATSANSFQTLATTRDESIGRSFDKVSKLLELKWTDLGPGDALEKFCEEAPEIKCPIIPPFPSPLVGQLAFSFSAFHSHAKALISEQKQHGDLQLSTKKAIARAFQTGVVAHLEEKLILGLAWCKERNISVRDIVVSGGVASNMFLRRRLQGCLIECYRDVTYNLVFPPPDLCTDNAVMIAWASMHRFLTNDTDPYSIELRPKWNIEEL, translated from the exons ATGACACACTGGCTCCGTGCACCTCTTTTATGTAGGAAGCCTAGAGTCAGTCATTTTGTCTATGCACGCCATTTCAACGTCTTAGCCATTGAGTCATCAGCCGATGATACGTGTGCTGCAATTGTTGACTCAGCAAAGAAAATCCATGCGAACGTTGTTATCAAACAGCATAATAT ACATGAAGAATACGGAGGCATCTATCCCATGAGCGCTATAGGTTGCCACCAACAAAACATG CCATACGCTATACGACAAGCACTTGCGCAGTCAGGGATGAACATTGTGCATGATATAGATGGAATAGCATTCACGAGGGGTCCAG GCATGCCAGGCTGCCTGAGCGTAGGAATGAATGCCGCAAAATCTCTTGCTTCTGCCTTGGACAAACCACTTGTTGGTGTCCATCATATG CAAGGTCACGCCCTGATATCTATCCTCACTGCTGACAGAGAAGAACCTAAGTATCCGTTCATATCCCTGCTTATATCGGGTGGTCACacacttcttctgcttgcTACCTCCGCCAATTCTTTCCAAACTTTGGCAACAACGAGGGATGAAAGTATAGGACGATCGTTTGACAAGGTTTCCAAACTTTTAGAGCTTAAATGGACTGACCTTGGTCCTGGTGATGCTCTGGAGAAATTTTGTGAAGAGGCTCCTGAAATAAAATGTCCGATAATACCACCATTTCCTAGTCCTCTTGTGGGCCAGCTGGCATTCTCATTTTCGGCCTTCCACTCTCATGCAAAGGCCTTGATTTCTGAACAAAAACAACACGGAGATCTACAGctttcaacaaaaaaagcCATCGCTCGCGCTTTTCAGACAGGTGTCGTGGCACATTTGGAAGAAAAGCTCATCCTTGGCTTGGCATGGTGCAAGGAAAGGAACATATCGGTACGCGATATCGTTGTCAGTGGCGGTGTCGCAAGTAATATGTTTTTAAGACGTCG GTTACAAGGATGCCTCATTGAATGCTATCGGGATGTCACATATAACCTAGTATTCCCTCCTCCGGATTTGTGCACAG ATAACGCAGTGATGATTGCATGGGCATCAATGCACCGCTTTTTGACCAACGACACAGATCCATATAGCATAGAACTACGACCCAAGTGGAATATCGAAGAATTGTAG
- a CDS encoding Target of rapamycin complex 2 subunit bit61, which produces MWSSSHLHGPRRSHDQSHNDSKASRSSSPDDGTEPRRRTSSDATPRQTPATTRFLTSANDQDTNRSVLASTTLNSDKSEGFGSSKRLGFFADKLTSSLSGTGKDIGGGTSLKSSLHPSQLLHPHIHSRAESNSSPSPSLTSSAMASSNISPVNKSHTSPAKASIAQLLMVFFLMFALNAKASYGRTYDSKLVSREMHRLGSLVPSALAPQLSTAPSVASLSVPPSGSLSQSNASSTSSTDPWGALHVHVLPLFNGEPLRVPIEDLNILVKRHIQIVVSASPPKAIATLENDASELIASGMVTLNAKLTGVDDEKLVARVVEIWGFFWDQVLTYLEGVLLPLQTDPLLSSLYRAPKSHRTASPTRQSGTKSSISSSNSNTSTYHIDVRSVALKSFRDRVILPPFQRLYNRLSMINRQDNHQETSSYQQPRLQQMLLVLSSESRHLPVTFSLTTPSPQPTAGEVAITDLLHLIHNPRTYSDSRHPKFKNPHSQARTSTFLSGALPRDRRGRVALKGKNLPDLVGLQSPGNDDYIYGEDTPRMGPSSYIVDLERDRERELEALRSPDIESSATRASTGGWGLGAGKEEPTKTGEEEEDEPLDWDQAQAVVERMVGMNPHIDARRRVT; this is translated from the exons ATGTGGTCCTCATCGCACCTCCACGGCCCCAGAAGATCGCATGATCAGAGCCATAACGATAGCAAAGCTAGTAGATCATCATCTCCAGATGATGGAACAGAACCCCGGAGGCGGACGTCGAGTGATGCTACACCCCGTCAAACACCTGCTACTACTCGCTTTTTAACTTCAGCCAACGACCAAGATACTAATCGAAGTGTTTTGGCATCTACCACTCTTAATTCGGACAAATCTGAAGGCTTCGGGTCTTCTAAACGACTTGGATTTTTCGCAGACAAGCTGACGTCTTCTCTTTCTGGAACAGGGAAAGACATTGGTGGCGGTACTAGTCTTAAAAGTTCCCTCCATCCTAGTCAATTGTTGCACCCACATATTCATTCCAGGGCAGAGTCTAactcttctccctctccaaGTTTGACATCATCTGCTATGGCTTCATCTAACATATCGCCTGTTAATAAGTCCCATACGTCTCCTGCTAAGGCAAGTATTGCGCAACTTTTAATGGTGTTTTTTCTGATGTTCGCTCTGAATGCTAAGGCTTCCTATGGCCGGACGTATGACTCAAAGCTTGTTTCGCGCGAAATGCATCGACTAGGGAGTCTGGTTCCTTCTGCATTAGCCCCTCAGCTTTCAACTGCACCTTCGGTAGCATCTTTAAGTGTACCACCGTCGGGCAGTCTTTCCCAGTCTAATGCgtcatccacatcctccaccGACCCGTGGGGTGCATTACATGTTCATGTTTTACCTCTTTTTAACGGAGAGCCGTTAAGAGTTCCGAT AGAAGACTTGAATATATTGGTCAAACGCCATATACAAATTGTCGTTTCAGCTTCTCCTCCAAAAGCTATAGCTACACTGGAGAACGACGCTTCTGAATTAATTGCCTCTGGCATGGTCACCCTCAACGCAAAGCTAACAGGTGTCGATGATGAAAAATTGGTCGCACGAGTAGTGGAGATATGGGGTTTTTTTTGGGATCAAGTCCTCACTTATCTGGAAGGT GTTCTTCTGCCTCTCCAAACCGACCCTTTGTTATCTTCACTGTACCGTGCCCCAAAATCGCATAGGACAGCCTCTCCAACGCGACAGAGCGGAACTAAATCCTCTATATCTTCATCAAATAGCAATACCTCCACATATCACATAGACGTCCGTTCTGTTGCTTTGAAGTCTTTCCGAGATAGAGTTATACTGCCTCCTTTCCAGAGGCTGTACAACCGCCTCTCTATGATCAACCGTCAAGATAATCACCAAGAGACGAGCTCCTATCAGCAACCTCGCTTGCAGCAAAT GCTCCTTGTTTTATCTTCGGAAAGTCGACATCTACCTGTCACATTTTCATTGACCACACCGTCTCCTCAGCCAACAGCCGGTGAAGTGGCTATTACAGACTTGTTACATCTTATTCATAATCCTAGAACGTATTCAGACTCACGACATCCAAAATTTAAAAATCCCCATTCACAGGCAAGGACGTCCACCTTTCTGTCTGGTGCTTTACCGAGAGACCGTCGTGGACGAGTTGCTCTCAAGGGTAAAAATCTCCCTGATTTAGTGGGCCTTCAATCTCCTGGGAACGATGATTATATCTATGGAGAGGACACGCCTCGGATGGGGCCCTCGAGTTATATTGTGGATCTCGAGCGCGACCGCGAAAGGGAACTTGAGGCACTAAG AAGTCCAGACATCGAATCTTCAGCCACTCGGGCTAGTACAGGAGGCTGGGGACTAGGTGCTGGAAAAGAGGAGCCTACAAAAacgggagaagaggaggaagacgaaccTCTGGATTGGGATCAAGCGCAG GCCGTTGTAGAACGCATGGTTGGAATGAATCCACATATCGACGCCCGTCGGAGAGTAACATAA